Proteins co-encoded in one Prunus persica cultivar Lovell chromosome G6, Prunus_persica_NCBIv2, whole genome shotgun sequence genomic window:
- the LOC18772465 gene encoding E3 ubiquitin-protein ligase SDIR1: MSFVFRGARADIESGFPGFIPERPAMRIHASRPVSTNSLAFLVTVILLFMLLNSHQMSPNFLLWLVVGVFLMATTLRMFATCQQLQAQARAHAAAASGLLNHTELRLHMPPSIAFATRGRLQGLRLQLALLDREFDDLDYDTLRALDSDNASTATSMSEEEINALPVHKHKVTDPEILDGSSLQQASSSSAPVELKKQDSKRVDGGMKDPEDELTCSICLEQVNGGDLVRSLPCLHQFHANCIDPWLRQQGTCPVCKFRAGSRWPESRESESDGSDMV; encoded by the exons atgagttttgttttccgAGGGGCTAGAGCAGATATTGAAAGTGGCTTTCCAGGATTTATTCCTGAACGACCAGCAATG CGTATTCATGCTTCTCGACCAGTAAGCACGAATTCACTGGCTTTTCTTGTCACGG TTATCTTGCTATTCATGCTTTTAAACTCTCACCAGATGTCACCGAATTTTCTG CTCTGGCTAGTTGTGGGTGTCTTTTTGATGGCCACAACCCTGAGGATGTTTGCAACTTGTCAGCAACTTCAAGCACAGGCTAGAGCACATGCTGCAGCTGCCAGTGGGTTGCTTAATCATACGGAACTGCGACTGCACATGCCACCTTCAATAGCTTTTGCAACCAGAGGACGGTTACAAGGACTAAGACTCCAGTTGGCACTACTTGACCGGGAGTTTGATGATCTAG ATTATGATACTTTGAGGGCTCTGGACTCTGATAATGCCTCTACAGCAACTTCAATGAGCGAGGAGGAGATTAATGCCTTACCTGTCCACAAGCACAAAGTCACCGACCCAGAGATCCT GGATGGTTCATCACTGCAACAggcatcatcatcttcagccCCAGTTGAG CTGAAAAAGCAAGACTCCAAAAGGGTGGATGGAGGCATGAAGGATCCAGAAGATGAGTTGACATGCAGCATTTGCTTGGAGCAAGTTAACGGAGGGGACCTAGTGCGTAGCTTGCCATGTTTGCATCAG TTCCATGCCAACTGCATAGATCCATGGCTCCGGCAGCAAGGCACATGCCCTGTGTGCAAATTTAGAGCTGGATCAAGATGGCCGGAGAGCAGGGAGAGCGAATCCGACGGTTCAGACATGGTGTAA